From Micromonospora sp. NBC_01699, a single genomic window includes:
- a CDS encoding acyltransferase family protein yields the protein MTQLASRAGNRGTAQPHRRGDIDGLRGLAVVLVLLCHAGPWVVPGGFVGVDVFFVTSGFLVTGLLADELGRTGRIALVDHYGRRIRRLLPAALVVLLATLPLTYLLLPRFRWAQTGWDVVAAGAWVTNWRVAGGGDQLAADAWASPTQQFWALAVGAQFHLLWPLLVLGIALWAARRGAAPRRWLLLGAGLVALPSFVWSTVLGRDDPTAAFFVTTTRAWELALGAGLALLTVPPPEARTQPRSEPRSDPQGQPESRPRDRLAAPLSRLRVPLSRMTAPLTRLRVPLSRMTAPLTRLRIPLSRMTVPVAAALGWAGLVAIGLAALLLDEATAYPGFAALPPTLGAVAVIAAGRRSGAAGPGRLLSLRPVRAVGAIALPLYLWHWPLLVLAHARFPDLHPIGAGTVLLAAAALAVLTHRYVERPLRTPGFSAPWQAGQALRFGLLGTTAVVVAGLLFQLTVWPPPPPNPATGLAGSPIDASPSPGASLSPGPTPSATSPTATPSAGVAQGAAVLGVEPRGSRAGVPVDRVATIVPEPAKAGADRPDGYDDRCLTPVRDSKLLSCVYGDRESAFTVVLAGDSHAAQWVPALQPIAHANRWKLVTYTKAGCPLLRSPVAQAKRAYPTCTEWNRAVRARLTGADRPQLLVTSSSAHSLYADGRVLTGESGRNALAESFRQTWSGLAGTDLPTIVLRGTPQPGRNVPDCVARHRERLTECAARRDTALAGIGAVQQKAAAGLRGVHLIDLNDSICPADRCAAVIGGMLVYRDAEHLTASYAASLSPRLRGELDLALA from the coding sequence ATGACTCAGCTGGCGAGCCGGGCCGGGAACAGGGGCACCGCGCAGCCGCACCGGCGGGGCGACATCGACGGGCTGCGCGGGCTGGCGGTCGTACTGGTGCTGCTCTGTCACGCCGGGCCGTGGGTCGTACCCGGTGGTTTCGTCGGGGTGGACGTCTTCTTCGTGACCTCCGGCTTCCTGGTCACCGGGCTGCTCGCCGACGAGCTGGGCCGGACCGGGAGGATCGCGCTGGTCGACCACTACGGTCGCCGGATACGACGCCTGCTGCCCGCCGCCCTGGTCGTGCTGCTCGCCACCCTGCCGCTGACCTACCTGCTGCTGCCACGCTTCCGCTGGGCGCAGACCGGCTGGGACGTGGTCGCCGCCGGTGCCTGGGTGACGAACTGGCGGGTTGCCGGCGGCGGTGACCAGCTCGCCGCCGACGCCTGGGCCAGCCCGACCCAGCAGTTCTGGGCGCTCGCCGTCGGCGCGCAGTTCCACCTGCTCTGGCCGCTGCTGGTGCTCGGGATCGCCCTCTGGGCCGCCCGCCGGGGCGCGGCGCCGCGCCGCTGGCTGCTGCTCGGCGCGGGACTGGTCGCGCTCCCGTCGTTCGTCTGGTCGACCGTGCTCGGCCGGGACGACCCGACGGCGGCCTTCTTCGTCACCACCACCCGCGCCTGGGAACTGGCACTCGGCGCCGGCCTGGCCCTGCTGACCGTCCCCCCGCCCGAGGCGCGAACCCAGCCACGAAGCGAGCCACGAAGCGATCCCCAGGGCCAGCCCGAGAGCCGGCCACGAGATCGGCTGGCCGCGCCGCTGAGCCGGCTGCGCGTCCCGCTGAGCCGGATGACCGCGCCGCTGACCCGGCTGCGCGTTCCGCTGAGCCGGATGACCGCGCCGCTGACCCGGTTGCGGATTCCGCTGAGCCGGATGACCGTGCCGGTCGCCGCCGCGCTCGGCTGGGCCGGGCTGGTCGCCATCGGACTGGCCGCGCTGCTGCTGGACGAGGCGACGGCGTACCCCGGATTTGCGGCGCTGCCGCCCACCCTCGGTGCGGTGGCGGTGATCGCCGCCGGGAGACGGTCCGGTGCCGCCGGGCCGGGGCGACTGCTGTCGCTGCGCCCGGTACGCGCGGTCGGCGCGATCGCCCTCCCGCTCTACCTCTGGCACTGGCCGCTGCTGGTGCTCGCGCACGCCCGGTTTCCGGACCTGCACCCGATCGGTGCCGGTACGGTGCTGCTCGCCGCCGCCGCGCTGGCGGTGCTCACCCACCGGTACGTGGAACGCCCGCTGCGTACGCCCGGTTTCTCGGCCCCGTGGCAGGCCGGGCAGGCGCTGCGGTTCGGCCTGCTCGGTACGACCGCAGTGGTGGTCGCGGGCCTGCTCTTCCAGCTCACCGTCTGGCCGCCACCACCACCGAACCCGGCCACCGGATTGGCCGGTTCACCGATCGACGCGAGCCCGAGCCCCGGCGCGAGCCTGAGCCCCGGCCCGACGCCGAGCGCCACGTCACCGACCGCAACGCCCTCGGCCGGAGTGGCGCAGGGGGCGGCGGTGCTCGGCGTGGAGCCGCGCGGCAGCCGGGCCGGAGTGCCGGTGGACCGGGTCGCGACGATAGTGCCGGAGCCGGCGAAGGCCGGTGCCGACCGACCCGACGGGTACGACGACAGGTGCCTGACGCCGGTACGGGACAGCAAACTGCTGTCCTGCGTGTACGGCGACCGGGAGTCCGCCTTCACGGTGGTGCTCGCCGGTGACTCGCACGCCGCACAGTGGGTGCCGGCGTTGCAGCCGATAGCGCACGCGAACAGGTGGAAGCTGGTCACGTACACGAAGGCGGGCTGTCCGTTGCTGCGGTCGCCGGTGGCGCAGGCGAAGCGGGCGTACCCGACCTGCACCGAGTGGAACCGGGCGGTACGGGCCCGGCTGACCGGGGCGGATCGCCCCCAGCTGCTGGTCACCAGCAGTTCGGCACACAGCCTGTACGCCGACGGCCGGGTGTTGACCGGCGAGTCGGGCCGCAACGCGCTGGCCGAGAGCTTCCGGCAGACCTGGTCCGGGCTGGCCGGCACGGATCTGCCGACCATAGTGCTGCGCGGCACCCCGCAGCCGGGGCGGAACGTGCCGGACTGTGTGGCCAGGCACCGCGAGCGGTTGACCGAGTGTGCCGCGAGGCGGGACACCGCGCTGGCCGGGATCGGCGCGGTGCAGCAGAAGGCCGCGGCCGGGCTGCGCGGGGTGCACCTGATCGACCTCAACGATTCGATCTGCCCGGCCGACCGGTGTGCCGCGGTGATCGGCGGGATGCTGGTCTACCGGGACGCCGAACACCTGACCGCGAGTTACGCGGCCAGCCTCTCCCCCCGGCTGCGCGGCGAGCTGGACCTCGCCCTGGCCTGA
- a CDS encoding Gfo/Idh/MocA family protein gives MSEPTPPPTVALVGATGYGAQHRQAIAALERAGRVRLVALCDTRPLTEEAGPAVAVHTDHRAMLAATRPDIVVVSTPPHTHLPIALDAVAAGADLLLEKPPVTSLADHDRLTLAVRDAGRICQVGFQAQGSHALAALRQAVRDGRLGTITGIAAAGTWIRDDAYYNRSPWAGRRLVDGAPVADGALVNPFAHTLMLGLDLARTAAPGTTPTRFTLERYRTREIEVEDTACLRVEFSAGPPLLIAVTLSAAEFREGDLLVHGTHGSAVLEYPTDRLLLRPESAAVPGAAATAPADGRTGLLANLLDHRRDPSVPLVAALDATRDFTALVEAILTAPAPTPVAAQHRRRRQDTGSPAWVIDGVDAAVTAAATTMTTYADLGLPWTTAPYAGTLSPR, from the coding sequence ATGTCCGAGCCCACACCACCACCCACCGTGGCCCTGGTCGGCGCGACCGGCTACGGCGCCCAGCACCGGCAGGCCATCGCCGCCCTGGAACGAGCCGGCCGGGTCCGACTGGTCGCCCTCTGCGACACCCGGCCACTCACCGAGGAGGCCGGACCGGCGGTCGCCGTACACACCGATCACCGCGCGATGCTGGCCGCCACCCGACCGGACATCGTGGTGGTCAGCACCCCGCCGCACACCCACCTGCCGATCGCCCTCGACGCGGTCGCCGCCGGCGCCGACCTGCTGCTGGAAAAACCACCGGTGACCAGCCTCGCCGACCACGACCGGCTCACCCTGGCCGTGCGTGACGCCGGTCGGATCTGCCAGGTCGGTTTCCAGGCGCAGGGCTCGCACGCGCTGGCCGCGCTCCGGCAGGCCGTCCGCGACGGGCGCCTCGGGACGATCACCGGCATCGCCGCCGCCGGCACCTGGATCCGCGACGACGCCTACTACAACCGCTCCCCCTGGGCCGGCCGACGACTGGTCGACGGGGCGCCGGTGGCCGACGGGGCCCTGGTCAACCCGTTCGCTCACACCCTGATGCTCGGCCTCGACCTGGCCCGCACCGCCGCACCCGGCACGACGCCGACCCGGTTCACGCTGGAGCGCTACCGCACCCGCGAGATCGAGGTCGAGGACACCGCCTGCCTGCGGGTCGAGTTCTCCGCCGGCCCGCCGCTGCTGATCGCGGTCACCCTCAGCGCCGCCGAATTCCGCGAGGGTGACCTGCTCGTCCACGGCACCCACGGGTCGGCGGTGCTGGAGTACCCGACCGACCGGCTGCTGTTGCGCCCGGAGTCGGCCGCCGTCCCCGGCGCCGCCGCCACGGCTCCCGCCGACGGCCGGACCGGGCTGCTGGCCAACCTGCTCGACCACCGGCGGGACCCCTCGGTGCCGCTGGTCGCCGCGCTCGACGCCACCCGCGACTTCACCGCGCTGGTCGAGGCGATCCTGACCGCGCCGGCACCGACCCCGGTCGCGGCGCAACACCGGCGCCGGCGGCAGGACACCGGCAGCCCGGCCTGGGTGATCGACGGCGTCGACGCGGCGGTCACGGCCGCCGCGACGACCATGACCACGTACGCCGACCTCGGCCTGCCGTGGACCACCGCACCGTACGCGGGCACCCTGTCCCCGCGGTAA
- a CDS encoding ABC transporter substrate-binding protein, producing MFRSRRTHRAARAAAVAVSALLALPLAACGGGDDAADDGPVTLQFTWWGNDARAKVTEEAIDLFEAKYPDIKVQTSFGAFDAYFQKLSTQIAGGDAPDVVQMDRAYLREYADRNALLDLEKYIKDGTLKVGDLTPTLLPAGKVGDATYAIPIAQNTQGVIYDPALWSAAGVPAPTATWTWNDLLATGQKLNQAGGGKVAGFGDFGFAIDWFDIWLQQRGKKIYTDEGKLGFNEADLTQFWTMTGEFRKAGALAPAELTTQMDGSVQNSSLIKKGVTAEVNYDSSFSPMIAAYGAPLAIAPMPSDTDKRGMIASMAMAYSVAERSEHPKQAAMLIDFLINDEAAGKVLAVSRGMPANGKVRDALAPSLAANDKLVYEFESSVTGQLLPTPPAQPKGGGAVKAEFQRVYDEVIFGRIPPQEGAKRLITEAEGQLG from the coding sequence ATGTTCAGATCCCGTCGAACCCACCGCGCCGCACGGGCCGCAGCGGTCGCCGTGTCGGCGCTGCTCGCCCTGCCGCTGGCGGCCTGCGGCGGCGGTGACGACGCGGCCGACGACGGCCCCGTCACCCTCCAGTTCACCTGGTGGGGCAATGACGCGCGAGCGAAGGTGACCGAGGAGGCCATCGACCTGTTCGAGGCGAAGTACCCGGACATCAAGGTGCAGACCTCGTTCGGCGCCTTCGACGCGTACTTCCAGAAGCTGTCCACCCAGATCGCCGGCGGCGACGCCCCGGACGTGGTCCAGATGGACCGCGCCTACCTGCGCGAGTACGCCGACCGAAACGCCCTGCTCGACCTTGAGAAGTACATCAAGGACGGCACCCTGAAGGTCGGCGACCTGACCCCCACGCTGCTGCCCGCGGGCAAGGTCGGCGACGCGACGTACGCCATCCCGATCGCGCAGAACACCCAGGGGGTCATCTACGACCCGGCACTGTGGAGCGCGGCCGGTGTGCCCGCCCCCACCGCCACCTGGACCTGGAACGATCTGCTCGCCACGGGCCAGAAGTTGAACCAGGCGGGCGGCGGCAAGGTCGCCGGCTTCGGCGACTTCGGCTTCGCCATCGACTGGTTCGACATCTGGTTGCAGCAGCGCGGCAAGAAGATCTACACCGACGAAGGCAAGCTCGGCTTCAACGAGGCCGACCTGACCCAGTTCTGGACCATGACGGGTGAGTTCCGCAAGGCCGGCGCGCTCGCCCCGGCCGAGCTGACCACCCAGATGGACGGGTCGGTGCAGAACTCCTCGCTGATCAAGAAGGGCGTCACCGCCGAGGTCAACTACGACTCCAGCTTCAGCCCCATGATCGCCGCGTACGGCGCCCCGCTGGCGATCGCGCCGATGCCCAGCGACACCGACAAGCGCGGCATGATCGCCTCGATGGCCATGGCGTACAGCGTGGCCGAGCGCAGCGAGCACCCGAAGCAGGCGGCGATGTTGATCGACTTCCTGATCAACGACGAGGCGGCCGGCAAGGTCCTCGCGGTCTCCCGGGGCATGCCGGCCAACGGCAAGGTACGCGACGCGCTCGCCCCGAGCCTGGCCGCGAACGACAAGCTGGTCTACGAGTTCGAGAGCTCGGTGACCGGTCAACTGCTGCCCACCCCGCCCGCCCAGCCCAAGGGCGGCGGTGCGGTGAAGGCCGAGTTCCAGCGGGTCTACGACGAGGTCATTTTCGGCCGGATCCCGCCGCAGGAGGGCGCCAAGCGCCTGATCACCGAGGCCGAGGGCCAGCTCGGCTGA
- a CDS encoding zinc-dependent alcohol dehydrogenase: MRATVWHDVGDIRLDEVPDPRIEAPTDAIVRITRSAICGTDLHFVRGTLPGLREGSILGHEGVGEVVQVGSAVRNFSPGDRVVISSTISCGFCSYCRAGYQAQCDNANPGGRRAGTAYYGAPASAGGFAGLQAEYARIPYASNGMVALPDDVSDDEAILLSDIFPTAWFGARIADVSAGDTVAVFGCGPVGQLAILAAQLQGAGRVIAVDQLPDRLATAKGQHAEVIDFSIEDPVSVIDDLTGGIGVDRAIDAVGVDAQRATEGPAAQRADQQAELIARERADVTANAAPSDGNWVPGNAPGQALRWAVDALAKAGTLGILGVYPPTMTSFPTGVAMNKNLTIKAGNANHRHYLPQLVEMIGNGTVDPSGLITEQEPMSDIVGAYREFDRREPGWLKVAINPGS; the protein is encoded by the coding sequence ATGAGGGCAACGGTCTGGCACGATGTCGGCGATATCCGGTTGGACGAGGTCCCGGATCCGCGGATCGAGGCACCGACCGACGCGATCGTCCGGATCACCCGGAGCGCCATCTGCGGGACCGACCTGCACTTCGTCCGGGGCACCCTGCCCGGACTGCGCGAGGGCAGCATCCTCGGCCACGAGGGCGTCGGCGAGGTGGTCCAGGTCGGCAGCGCGGTCCGCAACTTCTCTCCCGGTGACCGGGTGGTGATCTCGTCCACCATCTCCTGCGGGTTCTGCTCCTACTGCCGGGCCGGTTACCAGGCGCAGTGCGACAACGCCAACCCCGGTGGCCGCCGCGCCGGCACCGCGTACTACGGGGCTCCGGCCAGCGCCGGTGGCTTCGCCGGACTCCAGGCCGAATACGCCCGCATCCCGTACGCGAGCAACGGCATGGTCGCGCTCCCCGACGACGTCTCCGACGACGAGGCGATCCTGCTCTCGGACATCTTCCCGACCGCGTGGTTCGGTGCCCGGATCGCCGACGTGTCCGCCGGGGACACGGTGGCGGTCTTCGGCTGCGGACCGGTCGGTCAACTGGCCATCCTCGCGGCACAGCTCCAGGGCGCGGGCCGGGTCATCGCGGTCGACCAGCTGCCGGACCGGCTCGCCACCGCCAAGGGCCAGCACGCCGAGGTGATCGACTTCAGCATCGAGGACCCGGTGTCGGTGATCGACGACCTGACCGGTGGCATCGGGGTGGACCGGGCCATCGACGCGGTCGGCGTCGACGCCCAGCGGGCGACCGAGGGGCCCGCCGCGCAGCGGGCCGACCAGCAGGCCGAGCTGATCGCCCGGGAGCGGGCCGACGTGACGGCGAACGCCGCTCCCTCAGACGGTAACTGGGTGCCGGGCAACGCGCCCGGCCAGGCCCTGCGTTGGGCGGTCGACGCGCTGGCCAAGGCCGGCACGCTCGGCATCCTCGGCGTCTACCCGCCGACGATGACCTCGTTCCCGACCGGGGTCGCGATGAACAAGAACCTGACCATCAAGGCCGGTAACGCCAACCACCGGCACTACCTGCCGCAACTGGTGGAGATGATCGGCAACGGTACGGTCGACCCGTCCGGCCTGATCACGGAGCAGGAGCCGATGAGCGACATCGTCGGCGCCTACCGGGAGTTCGACCGCCGGGAGCCGGGCTGGCTCAAGGTGGCGATCAATCCCGGCAGCTGA
- a CDS encoding DUF305 domain-containing protein: protein MSRIVRDMAVVALVGVLVTGCARTGDEPAAGGGAAEPVASTAATPTPSATAGDFSPTDIAWTQLMIALDDKTLLLVDLTPKQTTDPDLRGLADRVGDGHRAELTRLRELLRQAGVAESNEHEGHDMPGMVTASDLRALTAATGPAFDQLFVTNMRDHLEQTVRLAQAVRKSGHEPHVRELAGEIEQVRATQLDQLATVGPPAG from the coding sequence ATGAGCAGGATCGTCCGTGACATGGCAGTGGTGGCGCTGGTCGGCGTACTCGTGACGGGTTGTGCCCGCACCGGCGACGAGCCGGCGGCCGGCGGCGGCGCGGCCGAACCGGTCGCCTCGACCGCCGCGACGCCCACACCGAGCGCCACGGCCGGGGACTTCAGCCCGACCGACATCGCCTGGACCCAACTGATGATCGCGCTGGACGACAAGACGCTGCTGCTGGTCGACCTGACGCCGAAGCAGACCACCGATCCGGACCTGCGCGGCCTGGCCGACCGGGTCGGCGACGGCCACCGGGCCGAACTGACCCGGCTGCGCGAACTGCTGCGCCAGGCCGGGGTGGCGGAGAGCAACGAACACGAGGGGCACGACATGCCCGGCATGGTCACCGCCTCGGACCTGCGCGCGTTGACCGCCGCCACCGGTCCCGCGTTCGACCAGCTTTTCGTCACCAACATGCGCGACCATCTGGAGCAGACGGTCCGGCTCGCCCAGGCGGTCCGCAAGTCCGGGCACGAGCCGCACGTCCGGGAACTGGCCGGCGAGATCGAGCAGGTCCGGGCCACCCAGCTCGACCAGCTCGCCACCGTCGGACCACCGGCCGGCTGA
- a CDS encoding DUF1996 domain-containing protein, which produces MHPVAPPTRSRPRRRLRLATVTTALVALLGTYFAVGIGPAAAAEITLSQGRPATASTVEGAFAATAAVDGNAATRWSSTFADPQWIQVDLGSARAVSRVALNWEAAYASDFRIQTSTDNVNWTTIHTTVNGTGGSKSIAVSGNGRYVRLHATKRATAYGVSLWEFQVFGDDGGAPQPPPPNGPIVRVAEFLADCPFTRRLPDDPIIFPGLPGASHMHSFFGNTSTNANSDYTSLANASSNCNPSIDLSSYWVPTLYNNNVPVEPTIVTFYYLGEGVRADIVAQTQPMPLGLKIVAGNARAASGDESIARWSCLHAGQVPPGKDFVNCPAGTMMESYLDFPQCWNGRDLDSPDHKSHMAYPVNQACPSTHPVHVPKLRQVLRYPVNGNPANFRLASGPGYTMHGDFFNVWPAAEMERRVLNCIRPVIKCGHDGTY; this is translated from the coding sequence ATGCACCCGGTCGCACCACCAACCCGTTCCAGACCACGTCGGCGGCTGCGCCTCGCCACCGTGACCACCGCACTCGTCGCCCTGCTCGGCACCTACTTCGCGGTCGGCATCGGCCCGGCCGCCGCCGCCGAGATCACGCTCTCCCAGGGGCGCCCGGCCACGGCCTCCACGGTCGAGGGGGCCTTCGCGGCCACCGCCGCCGTCGACGGCAACGCCGCCACCCGCTGGTCCAGCACCTTCGCCGACCCGCAGTGGATCCAGGTCGACCTCGGCTCGGCCCGCGCGGTCAGCCGGGTCGCACTGAACTGGGAGGCCGCGTACGCCAGCGACTTCCGGATCCAGACGTCCACCGACAACGTCAACTGGACCACCATCCACACCACGGTCAACGGCACCGGCGGCAGCAAGAGCATCGCGGTGTCCGGCAACGGCCGGTACGTCCGGCTGCACGCCACCAAGCGCGCCACCGCGTACGGGGTGTCGCTGTGGGAGTTCCAGGTCTTCGGCGACGACGGCGGAGCACCGCAGCCGCCCCCGCCGAACGGCCCGATCGTCCGGGTGGCCGAGTTCCTGGCCGACTGCCCGTTCACCCGCCGACTGCCGGACGACCCGATCATCTTCCCCGGTCTGCCCGGCGCGTCGCACATGCACAGCTTCTTCGGCAACACCTCGACCAACGCCAACTCGGACTACACGAGCCTGGCCAACGCGTCCAGCAACTGCAACCCGTCCATCGACCTGTCGTCGTACTGGGTGCCGACGCTGTACAACAACAACGTGCCGGTCGAGCCGACCATCGTCACCTTCTACTACCTGGGCGAGGGCGTACGGGCCGACATCGTCGCGCAGACCCAGCCGATGCCGCTCGGCCTGAAGATCGTCGCCGGCAACGCCCGGGCCGCCAGCGGCGACGAGAGCATCGCCCGCTGGTCCTGCCTGCACGCCGGACAGGTGCCACCGGGCAAGGACTTCGTCAACTGTCCGGCCGGCACCATGATGGAGTCGTACCTCGACTTCCCGCAGTGCTGGAACGGCCGTGACCTGGACTCGCCCGACCACAAGAGCCACATGGCGTACCCGGTCAACCAGGCCTGCCCGTCCACCCACCCGGTGCACGTGCCGAAGCTGCGCCAAGTGCTGCGTTACCCGGTGAACGGCAACCCGGCGAACTTCCGCCTGGCATCCGGGCCCGGCTACACGATGCACGGCGACTTCTTCAACGTCTGGCCGGCGGCGGAGATGGAGCGGCGGGTGCTCAACTGCATCCGCCCGGTCATCAAGTGCGGCCACGACGGCACCTACTGA
- a CDS encoding rhamnulokinase, translating to MRRNASGSAAVAAVDLGASSGRVMLAEVDRDRIRLTEAHRFDNGPVRLPDALHWDALRLYAETLTGLRTAVARRPDLASVGIDSWAVDYGLLDAGGALLGNPVHYRDGRTDGVSERVVAALGAQRLYRVTGLQLLPFNTLFQLTAALGTPTLAAAQRMLLIPDLLSYWLTGVAGSEVTNASTTQLLDVRTREWASELIEQAGLPARLFGPLRRPGDPAGELLPEVGEAIGASWPVPVTAVGSHDTASAVVAVPAEGDRFAFISCGTWSLVGLELTEPVLSAASRRANFSNEAGVDGTVRYLRNVMGLWLLQESLRAWRAAGLTVELGELLAEAARRPALAAVVDPDDPEFLPPGGMPARIARACVRLGQPAPADPAAVVRCIVDSLALAHRAAVRQAQELSGRDVDVVHVVGGGARNELLCQLTADACGLPVVAGPVEATALGNALVQARALGVLDGGLAELRAVSRRDGALRTYRPTPGAAAAWQSAADRVGRSG from the coding sequence ATGAGGCGTAACGCGTCGGGGTCGGCGGCGGTGGCCGCGGTCGACCTCGGCGCGTCCAGCGGTCGGGTGATGCTGGCCGAGGTCGACCGGGACCGGATCAGGCTGACCGAGGCGCACCGGTTCGACAACGGCCCGGTACGCCTGCCCGACGCCCTGCACTGGGACGCGCTGCGGCTGTACGCGGAGACGCTGACCGGCCTGCGCACCGCCGTGGCCCGCCGCCCCGACCTGGCCAGCGTCGGGATCGACTCCTGGGCGGTGGACTACGGCCTGCTCGACGCGGGCGGGGCGCTGCTCGGCAACCCGGTGCACTACCGGGACGGGCGTACCGACGGGGTGTCGGAGCGGGTGGTGGCGGCGCTCGGCGCGCAGCGGCTCTACCGGGTGACCGGGCTGCAACTGCTGCCGTTCAACACGCTGTTCCAGCTCACCGCCGCGCTCGGTACGCCCACACTGGCGGCTGCGCAACGAATGCTGCTGATCCCGGACCTGCTGTCGTACTGGCTGACCGGGGTGGCGGGCAGCGAGGTCACCAACGCCTCCACCACGCAACTGCTGGACGTACGCACCCGCGAGTGGGCGAGCGAGCTGATCGAGCAGGCCGGGCTGCCGGCGCGGCTCTTCGGCCCGCTGCGCCGCCCCGGCGACCCGGCCGGGGAGCTGCTGCCCGAGGTCGGCGAGGCGATCGGCGCGAGTTGGCCGGTGCCGGTCACCGCGGTCGGCTCGCACGACACCGCCTCGGCGGTGGTCGCGGTGCCCGCCGAGGGTGACCGGTTCGCCTTCATCTCCTGCGGCACCTGGTCCCTGGTCGGGCTGGAACTGACCGAGCCGGTGCTGTCGGCGGCGAGCCGGCGGGCGAACTTCAGCAACGAGGCCGGGGTCGACGGCACGGTCCGCTACCTGCGCAACGTGATGGGACTCTGGCTGCTTCAGGAGTCGCTGCGCGCCTGGCGGGCGGCCGGGTTGACGGTGGAGCTGGGCGAGTTGCTGGCCGAGGCGGCCCGGCGTCCGGCGCTGGCCGCCGTGGTCGACCCGGACGACCCGGAGTTCCTGCCGCCGGGCGGGATGCCGGCCCGGATCGCGCGGGCCTGCGTACGGCTGGGGCAGCCGGCGCCGGCCGATCCGGCGGCGGTGGTCCGGTGCATCGTCGACAGCCTGGCGCTGGCCCACCGGGCCGCCGTCCGGCAGGCGCAGGAGCTGTCCGGCCGGGACGTGGACGTGGTGCACGTCGTCGGTGGCGGCGCCCGCAACGAGTTGCTCTGCCAGCTCACCGCCGACGCCTGCGGGCTGCCGGTGGTGGCCGGGCCGGTGGAGGCGACCGCGCTGGGCAACGCGCTGGTGCAGGCGCGGGCGCTGGGCGTACTCGACGGTGGGCTGGCCGAGTTGCGGGCGGTGTCGCGCCGCGACGGGGCGCTGCGGACGTACCGCCCGACCCCCGGCGCGGCGGCGGCCTGGCAGTCGGCGGCGGACCGGGTCGGCCGGTCCGGCTGA